The Mustelus asterias chromosome 27, sMusAst1.hap1.1, whole genome shotgun sequence genome segment TTGGCTGTAATTCTGAGTTTATTAACGCTCagcaaatctttttttaatattaCTGCTCAGAAGTGCAAAAAGAATTTCACACCTCTTCATGCTAGTCAGTTTCAGAAAACTGCATCGACTGTAATGTATAACAGGCAAATATGGAGTCTACCATTTGTAATTGTTtaaagaaagcaaaaaaaaagtgcaTTTCTAAAAGTATTTTCTGAGATCTGTACCATACAACATGAACCTCAACGAACTGAGCAAGAACTCTTAAATTGGTTTAGGGTCTTATGTCTGCAGGGAAATATAGGTGAACATTTCTGCAGGATGTGAGATTCACTTTATTGTGATTGCTGAAGTGCTATTAGTGCAAAGAATATCAGTGTGATGACAAATCCACTTGATGTTTTGAAGGCACTCATAGCATTTCCTGTGGTAGTAGTGGTAGTTGGGTTGGTGCTCTTATTCATGGTGGTCTTTTTGCTGGTGGGCCCACTCTTGGTAACTGTGGTTGCTGCACTGTTTGTCTTTGCACTGCTCATACTGGATGCAGCAGTGCTGGTCATGGATCCAGTGGATGCAGTGTTGGGTTCGGATGTAGCAGTGCTGGTCATGGATCCAGTGGATCCAGTGTTGGGTTTGGATGCAGCAGTGCTGGTCATGGATCCAGTGGATGCAGTGTTGGGTTTGGATGTAGCAGTGCTGGTCATGGATCCAGTGGATGAAGTGCTGGGTTCGGATATAGCAGTGCTGGTCATGGATCCAGTGGATGAAGTGCTGGGTTCGGATATAGCAGTGCTGGCCATTGAGGTCATTTGTTCTGTGTGAATACCATTATATTTAGTAAATAATATTTCTATGTTCAACAATACTAACATTTTCATTAAGATCCCAATTATACTGATTGAGGGCGAAAGATTTCACTTCCATGCTCACTTACAAGCCCCTGGTTATCTCACGTTCAATTTGACAAAAGGGGGATTCAAGATGTGGGGAGCTCAGAAATGGGATTTGCATCCCTCAAATTTTTAACTCAGAAGGTATTTGGCATGACATTTTTTTTGTCAATCGGCAAAGGAATTGaactttgatttggtttgatttattattgtcacatgtatcgggatacagtgaaaagtattgcttcttgcgtgttatacaaagcataccattcacagagtacataggggagaaggaaaggaaagggtgcaggatatagtgttacagccttggctagggtgtaaagaaagataagcttaatataaggtagatccattcaaaagtctgatggcagcagaggagaattcttgagtcggttgatacatgatctcagactttataTTATTCATATTGAGCCTGTGAATTCATATATATGAATATGCAATGTCAGCCATGAATCACTCAGTTCCCACTGAGAATATTGCTAACTATTGTGGAAATATAAACAGGGCTATTACATATGATTTTGTTCCTCACTAGTGCATCTTTAaagttctgtcattcaataaagttcatttattggtgtcacaagcaggcttacattaacactgcaatgaaattactgtgaaaatcccccagtctccatACTCcgatgtctgttcgggtacactgagggagaatttagcatggccactgcacctaaccagcacgtcttttggactgtgggaggaaaccggagcatccgaaggaaacccacgcagacatggggagaatgtgc includes the following:
- the LOC144480032 gene encoding uncharacterized protein LOC144480032; protein product: MASVLPVLLFCLLLQHTPAYSENLCMFPNGRTGNLFNLTVDSTDYLPNKTYHVTIFGTHVQVEVALSAVVNGSSFGTWTGNSANCSGILETRNVTKTNMWTSPADMSVNVTISAYVKTSDGTFLLTALLSSKQMTSMASTAISEPSTSSTGSMTSTAISEPSTSSTGSMTSTATSKPNTASTGSMTSTAASKPNTGSTGSMTSTATSEPNTASTGSMTSTAASSMSSAKTNSAATTVTKSGPTSKKTTMNKSTNPTTTTTTGNAMSAFKTSSGFVITLIFFALIALQQSQ